The genome window CTATCATTAAAAGCATTAGGTTCGTCTCAATTTCACTTTGGGCCAAGTGTAAGTTTGTGACCTGGCATCTGAAATGGGTTGTGTTAACAGAGACTCAGCTGAGGAAATGCTCAACATGTAACCACATTTATTGAGGTATCTGGTTTATGGTGCTCTTTTAAAGGCCACCTGAAGCATATTCTGTTGCATCAGCACAACGCAAGGTATAACAATCCACTGGAGATCTGACACCAATATACAGTGTATTAAATTTAGGAGAAGTATATCATTTTGAGCCAGTTTGGGCTCaaatgttgttaaaaaaaaaaaggcagcatcTAACAACTGAGTCCTTTGGAGGCAGAAACAGTTACCGTTTTTTTGGACAGTGTACCTGGATAAGAGAGATGTGTTTGGCACACTAGACATTCTGCTGACGAGCATTTTTTAATGATAGGCAGGAAATCTTAAATTCACAATTGAGGAGATGCCACACCAGTTCGCAGATGTAGCTATCGACTAGCCACTTCTTCAAAAAGGCGCCCTCTGATGCTACATCTCATTCCAGCCAATATACCAATCCAACACATCCTCTTCACACACTATTCTCCTGTTCAGTGGAAGTGAACTGTAAAACTCATAAACTCATTATTTACTTTTGACTGCCTTTTTGTCAAAAGACTGGCAGAAATATGTTGACATCTGCAGTAAAactataaatatatacacatcttttttctctttctttttcatgtaaactgtgtttttcctgcccATGTGGACACAACAGAAATGGGACTGGACGATACAGTACAAAAATGTCATCAATATTAACACAGACAGGATGCTACTCACCCAGGGGAAATTTCCAACATATAAAGACAGTTTCCTCTGTGAGTTTCCTCCTTTTTGATTTTTCGCCCTTGTTGATTTAGACTTCTCTTTAGCCGCTGTCTCCTTAGGAGGCGCCACATTTGTCGTACCCTTCTTGTCCTGATCGACTGAGCCGGTCAGAACAGCATCATAAAGCTCATTTGCTTCAGCAATTCTTTCCAAATCCTGTGTgggatagaaaaaaaaagtcaacttgTATGCTGTCATCATGTGCTTCTCAATGTGCAGAGCATCAGTGAACAAAGCCAGGAGACATACATATCTagcacctgcagctgcagcagggggAAATATTTAATGGAAATGTCCAATACTACAGGGGTTTTCTTGTGAAATAAGGTAAATACCTTGATACAGATATCCTACTTCATTCATTGCGTTTTCTGCTCTGGGGGATACCTGATGTGGCCAGAAAAAATCAGAACTACAAAACTGGATGGAGGCACTTCCAgtggatgtaactgaaatgatTTAACGGCTGAAACAAGTTTATACACTGGaacacatgacaacaacaacaacaacaacttcagTGATGCCTGAGGCTTTGGGTGTCTGAGGGAGAAAACTGTTCACTGTTTTACtttgatggaaagaaaagatgtaAAACTCTGAGCATCTGTGACAACATCTACACCGGTTTGCTGCTCCATCTGATGCACTTGCTGCGATCAAAGCTATTTACGTAAACGTAGGACTCACCTCGTCGTTTTGATCCAGATCACTGTAAACATCTATGAGATCCGTCTTGGAGGTACTCGATCCTGCAGCAGCCATTCTGCAGGCCGAAGATGATTCAGTTGATGGGGCtagttttgcttgttttcagtgcagtacGGACACGCTGTAGATTATCAGTGCATAGCGACAGTGGGTGCTCTGCCCATATTCAAGAATGTTTGTTATCGTTATACCTCGGTCCTAACGGTATCTAACGTTAGCCAACGTTCCACTCAAGACCGCAAAAACAGATTTCGTGGCTAAGTTAGTTAAAACTGTGATGAAAACCCGAGAACACGACAAGCGGAGACAAGAAAGGATGTTTTAATGAACACGATGGAAACACATGCAGTCTTTCATTAGATGAGTGCACAACGGGCTCGCTCTTTGATGTGCTAAAGCTAATATAGCTCATCTCTCAGTAAATGACAGTTAAGTGCGTCAGGGACATTTTACCgttgaacaacaacaaacaacacttAGTTCCTAAGCTCAAGACTTTTCAAATTATAACGTGGGGTAAATGCATTTAGCTGATTAtataaaatcactgaaaatacGCCAATACAGTAATAAGCAATTACTAGACCACGCTGACGCCGATTATGTTCTCCTTTAACTAACATTGCCGTTTCCTTACAGGTATGGCGTCACGTGGGCTGTGTCCGGTCCCTCCTCGTTAGTTGTCCGTGTGCTCCTGTTACGTGAAACCTGCTTGTGTAATTTCGCTGTTATGTGTCTGACATTCAGGCATCAGTAACATTTCCACGGCGGAGAAGCAGTTCATCTAGAAGTCTCCCAACGTCCCAAGAAGGAGGGTTAAAATGCTGTCGTCTGTGGCGAAAAGAGTGAGTTATCTCGTAAACGTTTTTTGGTTGAACTTTGAAGCTTCGGCCGTCGGAACGTTTGAGCTCTTCGAGGACTTTCTGAAGATTTAATGCCAATTTAAAGTGTAATGTAGTAACGTGATGGAACAGCTTTGTATTAGTGTTGCAAGTAACCAGAGTGAGTTCATTAAGCATTAAGGTTTTTAGCAGCGTGTCCTGTTGGAGAATTGCAGTACAACCCAGGAGTATACATTGGTACAGCAGCCTGTGATGTTATGTAACTCCCCTCTACGGTGTATTGATAATGGAAACAGCCGTgagctgcattaaaaaaaggaagatGTAAATTTGATGCTTACGCATGGTAAGCTTAAGTTTCTTTTGTCAACGTTTCCTCATTTCACTGTGCTTTTGCACAGTCAGCCAATATATTCACGCCAGAAACCGTTTGTAAATGAAGAAAAGCACagcaaaaaaacactgcaaagtaGCAGGGGTCTGATGGCAGAGGGGACTAAAAACGTCTGTATCGCCTTTGAATGAGAGGAAGGCTAAAAACTCTATCAAAATATTTGGATGGATTTCAGTGtaaatagaaatataaataaatacaaagacagaaatgaaccTAAATTGCTCTCAGTGTGACTCACATTTTGTGTTCTCAGATAGTATGAAGACCATCATGTCACAGTAAATATTAAagtaaagaaaaataattattaAAGACAAtcagacaataaaacacagtcCTTAAAACCCTTAACTAATGTTGATTAATGATGTAATGTTGGAGACTTAAAAGTGTTAACATAAAACGCCGTTCAGACGTGCACCTCATCACGTAAAAGTGAAGATCTCATGTCTGAATAAGCATCGATGCTTTTAGGTAAAGGTCTGATAATCTTACACCAAATAAAAGCAGGGTTTTAAAATGCAACTGAGACAAACAGATGTAGAGACGACGAAGGAGGACCATGTCAACTCCACATCAGCGCTGCATGTTTCAGCAGGTTTTGAACAGACTGCACAGTAAACAGTTTGACTCGTCACCTGTATTGGTTGATTCTGTACTTGTGTTTGCTCAAACATGTTTGTTGCCTGTCAGCTGGTGACAGGAGTGTGCCAGGCGGCGTGGAGACCAGCCGCCACAGGACTGGTATCATCTCGTGGTTACCGTGGAGACGCGCCAGATGACACCAGGGGTGACCTGATTGAGATCCCTTTGCCCCCTTGGGAGGAGAAACCCAACGAGCCCATTGAGATCAAGAAGCGCCGCCTGCTGTATGAGAGTCGCAAGAGGGGCATGCTGGAGAACTGCATTTTGCTCAGGTTGTTAAACTgaactgtttttctctcatctgtctgtcatccgccgtgttggtgttttttcttttacctcactcacacactaaaCAGCAGTGGTTCAGCACAGGCAACAATAAGCAAATTGAGAATCAGACCCAGTAATCTTGAGGCATGAATGGTAAAATGTGCTTGTATCAGGTAGGAAGTAGAAATGGTTCCACAACTGCAGAGATTAGGATTATTAGAGGTCAGTGTGAAAAGTATTTTAGAGTATGGAGTTAGTGGGAAGGGCAGGAGACGGCTGTTTACTTTTTTGGAAATGCAGAATAATGGGATATTGACGACTGCTAAAACCACAGGGAGGCAGTAATGTGACATGAAGGAACCCAGAGAAGAAGTGAGCGGCGTGCAGTCCATTCACCAGCCACTCAGATAATTACCAGTAACTATGAATGTCTGAGAGAAGAATCAGACTCAAATGAATTCTCCGCTTCTCTTTCAGCCTTTTTGCAAAGCGATACCTGAACACAATGAGTGagaaccagctgcagcagtacGACAGGCTGATTAATGAACCAAGCAATGACTGGGACATCTACTACTGGGCAACAGGTGAGGGAATAGTTCTTTCTTTGCTCTgatgtgaattttttttctATACACTCTCATGCAGTAAAGTAGACATCATGCATCGAAGCAAATCCTAAGTTAATGAGCTGGCCAGCAGTGAAGAGACATGTCAGACACTGAAGAGACTACTTGAGGTTCTCACAGCAAAATGTTTGAATATTTaatgacacagacacatttcagctttGCAATATTCATGTTTCTACAAATTGCAAATAAGCATTTGCtttgatttgctgttttgtgttaaCAGCAACAAATAAATCAGACTTTTGACTTTTAGATTTAGTCTGTAACACagcaaaatgtggaaaactCGAGTGGGTGTGTTAATTATaaaagaccttttttttcccttcctttatTTCAACTGGAAGTCATtcacagctgctgatgctgaaataatgaaattCCAGCTCTGCTTACAAATGAACTTCccttctgttgctgttttgtttttttaaccgCTCCTTCTGGCTTGAACTTCACCCTGGGAGCTCGTACACTGCCCCAGTACGACTTAACATTGTATTCTTCTGATTTCcttttaattcaattcaattatgtgtctgttttgttgtgcACAACAGCTGAGAAACAGAATCAGTGTGagaacagcatcaacacatccAACTGGCAGCAACACTGAggaaaaagctgctgcaggcagACTGACTTCACTGAAACAAATAATTACTGTGATATTACTAAGTTATTCATGGAGATGGTTTCCATTTTGAAGTTGATAAACAAAGACTTTCCAAGGTCACACACATAATCTCTCACTTAGCAGCCTTTAATGAGTCCTACACTGTTAGAGGTGTTTTGTCCTTGAAGACAAGGACAGTTGCCTTTTCCCCATTTCTGCAGAATGGAACAAACGCAAACACTGATGTGCATTTTCGTCAGGAGCAGAACATCATGTTGGGTCAGTCTACGTCAgcttttcagtttcatgttttccGCTTGTCCGAAAATAGACCAAGGTGATGTCAGAAGGGCTCCCCTCTGTGTGCTTAATGCTCTTCAGCCATCTGTCTCATCATTAATCCtctcaaataaaataaagaatcCGAAATCTCGCTTTGCTTTCCCCTCCcaattttaagattttaaagAGCATAAGTTGGAATCTGAGAAGAattaagtgtgttttcttttcgcTTACAGAAGCTCAGCCCACCCCTGACGTGTACCAAGGGGAGGTCATGGATATGCTGAAGGAGTTCACAAAGAATCGAAACCATGAACAGAGGTTAGATGCACCCAACTTGGAGTACCTGGACAAGGAAAGTCAATGAGGTCTGGGGCCCTTGAGACCCTCTCAGAGACTCATTTTAGGTGGGGCACTGGGTGGAATATCAGTGTCATAACCCACCAGAAGAAGTTAGCTGTGTTTTGccagtcaaacacagcagagtgtaCAAAATAATGTGCAGTTCAAAACATTTGGAACACTTTACTCTCTAGTGCTACGCACGAGTCCGTGAAATATTCTCACCATGAAAGCCTCGCTGCGCTATTTCCTCCAGTCAGTCATTGTAGGGTAAAGAAGAGTCGTGGATGCTGAGGGAAATTAGGAAGGTGTTCTCAATGTTTTACTTGATTATATTGTAAATTTGTGGATCAAGACTGTAAATTGAAAGTACTCAATGTGTGCATACTGAACAAGCCAACAAGGTGATGATCTGTTTCTGTACagttaaacacaaacaaactcattcACTCTGTGCACTTTGAAGTGGAGCGTCATCATTTGGTTCTGTTCAGTCATTTCACTGTGCCTATTGCAGACATTATGGCTTACTTAATAAATGTTGATGCTTTTCTGTTCTTTGCCGCTTAAGTCAATTCTTTCATTACAGTTTTCATTTGCCAAAAGGTTCAATCACACACTGGAGGTGGCCGTGATTGATACTGTTTGAGATGATGAGATTGACTTGTCTGCAGTATGAGCTTATGGACACCAGGTGGAAGCAAGTCATCTTATTTTTAGCGGCTGTCAAACTGAAGCACCTGCTGATATTGGCGTCTCTGTGGCAAATGGGTCACCTGTCAACCACATATATCTCATATACCTTATTTTTCATGAAGGATAGGTTGTGAAAATATCAGTCCATGGCTGCTGTATTTCCTGACAATCTTTATGAGTTAAAGATGATGAGAACTGGGCCGCAAGCTgcttgaaaaatacaaaaaagtctCCTTACCCTCACTGCATTACTGCATTTAGGCATGAAAGGGATCTCAGACACAGAAtagacagtgtgtttttttacacGACTTTAATGAGAGAAAGCATCAGTAAATGTTCTGTCAAGCCTAGTTTCCAATTAAACCACATGTATTTTTGCTGAAAGCCATGCAAATAAGGTCATAAttctctcctccaccactggaTTAGTGTGCATTGACTATGGGCAAAATATCTTGCCTGGCTGTGTGTCATGTCGGTTCAGTGGAACCTTGTActgagagcaggagggaaaTGCCCTCTGGCCAGGAGATGTGCACAGAATCTCAAAACAGATGACGGGCCTGCTTGTGTACGCCCATAGAATCGTAATGTACACATGATCCACTGTCTAGGCGTTACGCAAACCAGACAACCTCACAGGTAGggctgtgtgtggtgtgtattttcgttttctttctttctcaccaaagaataaataaaaagtaattGTGACACGTAAGAATCCCAGCCTTCAATTCTTCTGTCCTCAGCTTGTCCTAAAATAGACCGAGGTGATGTCAGAAGGgttcccctctgtgtgtgtgttctttgctCTTCTGCCATCTGTCTCACCATATATcttcatcagtggtggaaagtaactaaatacatttactttaGTACtatttaagtacagttttgagatGCTTGtactttatttgcattttctgcAACTTTCTACATCCAGTCCGCTGCATTTCAGAAGGtgacattgtctttttttttactttgacagATATAGTTACTAATTGCTAGTAAAATTGTAcattaaagaataaatgatATGCTTATAAAGCACAATGTAATGTTCAAAATTAAACTGGTGGTTCTCAAAGAGGTCAAATGATCAAAGAGCAAAGATTAGGGAGAAGTCCAAAACATGAATCCAAACAGGGAGCagaacattgtttttgttcttctctcGTGTCCCGTGAATCATCTCAGGAcctctcagatttatcttgtgacccaACGGAGGTACCTGACCCCTTGAACCACTGGATTAAAAAACCTTTATATAATGTGGTTAAAACTAGATGCATCTCAAGctgctacaacagtaaaatgctgtttacacaTTGATGCAGCCATTTCAACAATCTGAAAACAATGCACTATAATATATAGTAATACATATCCCTCACAGGAGCCATTTTTCTTGCTAAACAAGATAATTTAAGTATGTTTTGCTGCTAATActtctgcatttttatttttatttaagcAGGGTCATTTTAATTATTGTCTTGGGACATTTTCGAGCAAATTAACGATTTAAACTCTTCCGTCACTTTTCACTTTAATGCATGAAACAAAGCAGGACTTTCAGAAGCTTTAATCAATCATCACCTAGCTGCGCCTGTGTAAACGCCCTGCACTGCACACTACAATTTATCTGACAGTCGTTGAATGTGAGCCTTCCTCGCTGTCACAATTCCATGCCTcgaagggaaaaaaagacaccacCTGTGGATCCCACGTGCAGGGGGAGCAAAATTCACATCTTCATTGCTCTGAGGCTTGTTTAGAGTGTGTATTCATCAGTTGCCCACGCACACCCACTGCGCCTATCTGTAGCCCAGCACTCCTGTCATCCTccgctgctgcttcctgtgtcGTGACAGCTCTCTGTTTTATCCTCAGCCTTGCCGTCACCCTCTGCTCCCCTGGAATTTCAATCTCAtgttctcttgtttcctctttccaccaccaccaccagcatcCCCCAGCCTTCATCATGTCTTCCCATGTCTGCTGGAGAGTCGTGAGCAGGGGAGCGCAAAGGGAAACTGCTCTCATTGGTAACAGATACACTTCTGTCAGGTTTAACTTTGAGGAAGTTAGATAAGTTGGTAAATGAAACACACTTTCTCAGCATTACATAACACGCACAGTTTTTCTCAGAGATGTTATCTTGTGTTGAAGATGCAGTGAAACGTTGCGTGTAGGAGGCAGAGCAGGCAATTTCCTTAATTCTAGAGATCAGCACCGACTCTAAAGATCCATGTTAATTGCCCTTAAAATCTCGGCCCTATTGCTGCATGAGTTGGAATTGAGGGGGAAATAGAGAGCAAA of Chaetodon auriga isolate fChaAug3 chromosome 1, fChaAug3.hap1, whole genome shotgun sequence contains these proteins:
- the sdhaf2 gene encoding succinate dehydrogenase assembly factor 2, mitochondrial, translated to MLSSVAKRLVTGVCQAAWRPAATGLVSSRGYRGDAPDDTRGDLIEIPLPPWEEKPNEPIEIKKRRLLYESRKRGMLENCILLSLFAKRYLNTMSENQLQQYDRLINEPSNDWDIYYWATEAQPTPDVYQGEVMDMLKEFTKNRNHEQRLDAPNLEYLDKESQ